A portion of the Paenibacillus marchantiae genome contains these proteins:
- a CDS encoding aspartate aminotransferase family protein yields the protein MSSVDQQPQPRGGTKEEWLEKDRKYVWHHISPHNDHPMIAVSGEGSWITDQDGTRYLDAMSGLWCVNVGHGREEIAQSAYEQMKALAYVPMTQSHEPAILLAEKLNDWLEGEYRIFFSNSGSDANEVAFKIARQFHHQNGEPTRHKFISRHRAYHGNSMGALGATGQAARKIKYEPLGVGFSHVPPPYCYRCPFGRNKDGCGLECATIYEEVIRWEGPETVAAVIMEPVITGGGMIVPPPEYMRTVQEICERYGVLFIVDEVICGFGRSGQKFGHQNYGVQPDIVTMAKGMTSAYAPLSATAVRADLYDTFRQPGLDSHFRHVNTFGGNPVSCRVALTNLDILERENLVSRADELGYLLRDKLEPLLELSVVGDIRTFGFACGVELIEADGSPAHADKVMKVLASCKQDGILIGKNGDTVPGFANILTISPPFVTTEEELDLIAGSLLAALRSLDAG from the coding sequence ATGAGCTCAGTGGATCAGCAACCCCAGCCGCGTGGTGGTACAAAGGAAGAGTGGCTGGAAAAGGATCGCAAATATGTGTGGCATCACATCTCGCCTCATAACGATCATCCGATGATTGCCGTAAGCGGGGAGGGCAGCTGGATCACGGATCAGGATGGCACACGGTATCTGGATGCGATGTCGGGACTGTGGTGTGTGAACGTCGGGCATGGACGCGAGGAGATTGCCCAAAGTGCCTATGAGCAGATGAAAGCTCTAGCGTACGTGCCCATGACCCAGAGCCATGAGCCGGCGATTCTGCTGGCAGAGAAGCTGAATGACTGGCTGGAGGGGGAGTATCGCATATTCTTCTCCAACTCGGGTTCAGATGCCAATGAAGTGGCGTTCAAAATAGCCCGTCAGTTTCATCATCAGAATGGTGAACCAACTCGTCACAAATTCATCTCCCGTCACCGCGCCTATCACGGCAACTCCATGGGCGCACTGGGCGCTACCGGGCAAGCGGCCCGCAAAATCAAATACGAGCCGCTGGGCGTAGGCTTTTCTCATGTACCACCTCCCTATTGCTACCGCTGTCCATTTGGACGAAACAAGGATGGATGCGGACTGGAATGCGCCACTATCTATGAAGAGGTTATTCGTTGGGAAGGGCCGGAGACGGTAGCTGCGGTCATTATGGAACCAGTCATTACAGGGGGCGGCATGATTGTCCCGCCTCCGGAGTATATGCGTACCGTGCAGGAGATTTGTGAGCGTTATGGGGTGCTGTTCATTGTGGATGAGGTCATCTGCGGATTTGGCCGCTCCGGGCAAAAATTCGGTCATCAGAATTACGGGGTGCAGCCCGATATCGTCACGATGGCAAAGGGCATGACGAGTGCGTACGCTCCACTATCGGCGACAGCCGTTCGAGCAGATCTGTATGACACCTTCAGACAACCCGGACTCGATTCACACTTTCGTCATGTGAATACGTTCGGGGGCAACCCAGTCTCCTGCCGCGTGGCACTGACCAACCTCGATATCCTGGAACGAGAGAATCTGGTCAGCCGTGCCGATGAACTTGGATACCTGCTCCGGGATAAGCTGGAGCCGCTGCTGGAGTTATCGGTGGTTGGAGATATCCGTACATTTGGCTTCGCCTGCGGGGTAGAGCTGATTGAAGCCGATGGTTCACCTGCTCATGCGGATAAGGTCATGAAAGTGCTGGCAAGCTGCAAACAGGACGGCATCCTGATTGGCAAGAACGGCGATACCGTACCGGGATTTGCGAATATTTTGACCATCTCTCCGCCGTTTGTCACCACCGAGGAAGAATTGGACCTGATCGCTGGTAGTTTGCTGGCTGCACTACGCAGTTTGGATGCAGGGTAG
- a CDS encoding nitrilase-related carbon-nitrogen hydrolase, producing the protein MGKISIGMIQASHEVEGSAPVEVHKEAAIQKHIALVREAAARGAQIIGLQEVFYGPYFCTEQSPKWYASAEQVPEGPTTMRFQELAKELGVVVILPVYEVEGIASYYNTAAVIDADGSYLGKYRKHHIPHVEAGEGTNGFWEKYYFRPGNLGYPVFDTAYARVGVYICYDRHFPEGARLLGLAGAEIVFNPSATVAGTSEYLWKLEQPAHAVANGYYVAAINRVGVESPWNMGEFYGQSYLVDPRGRMVAMGSRDQDEVIIGEMDTELIREVRNVWQFYRDRRPETYEHLVNL; encoded by the coding sequence ATGGGTAAAATCAGCATCGGGATGATTCAAGCTTCACACGAGGTGGAGGGCTCGGCCCCAGTTGAAGTGCATAAGGAGGCCGCCATTCAGAAACACATTGCGCTGGTGCGTGAGGCGGCTGCTCGGGGAGCGCAGATTATCGGCTTGCAGGAAGTGTTCTACGGGCCTTACTTCTGCACGGAGCAGAGCCCCAAGTGGTATGCATCTGCCGAGCAGGTGCCGGAAGGACCGACAACCATGCGTTTTCAGGAGCTCGCGAAGGAGCTTGGCGTGGTAGTCATTTTGCCTGTATACGAGGTGGAAGGGATCGCTTCGTATTACAATACGGCTGCTGTTATTGATGCGGACGGCTCCTACCTGGGGAAATACCGCAAACATCATATTCCGCATGTGGAAGCAGGCGAAGGCACCAATGGGTTCTGGGAAAAATATTATTTCAGACCCGGTAACCTGGGCTATCCGGTATTCGATACAGCCTACGCCAGAGTGGGCGTGTACATCTGTTACGATCGTCATTTTCCGGAAGGGGCACGGCTGCTTGGGCTGGCGGGTGCAGAGATTGTATTCAACCCTTCCGCAACGGTAGCCGGAACATCGGAATATTTGTGGAAGCTGGAGCAGCCTGCCCATGCGGTAGCTAATGGCTATTATGTGGCTGCCATTAACCGAGTGGGAGTGGAATCGCCATGGAATATGGGTGAATTTTACGGTCAGTCGTATCTGGTGGACCCGCGAGGCAGGATGGTGGCCATGGGCAGCAGGGATCAGGATGAGGTTATCATTGGCGAGATGGATACGGAGTTGATTCGGGAAGTACGCAATGTATGGCAATTTTACCGCGATCGACGGCCTGAGACCTACGAACATCTTGTTAACTTGTAG
- a CDS encoding PucR family transcriptional regulator has product MGETTLHIQMRDMLKRPVFRKAEVLASERALERYVRWVHIMEVTEVGNLLNGGELVLTTGIGWQDDEKQGLSFMRQLIARGAAGLCIELGAHTKSQLGPMKELAAEEDFPLIWFHEQVRYIDITQDLHFALIRSHQRMLADLDSLTTSFNQLLLNGDGVQPLLRLLSRTTGYPVALYPLDGEASAVPYCPPAQLEIRRQEWLSRRGHSDEGEHLGDHSLQRNHSVHSPDALTLPVQALDYAFADLVLMLDKLSDHDQDLHNRPSDEFIIQALERCAAAIAQDWMRTKYMEEKRRYKEDMWVIDWLNGHHSAKEIHEYVSAANAQLASGKGTVILFDSNPSYTDSLKLQKLLIQRNIIARSVFAREGFALYSTVLNHQIILIIVDPLPGSQRKSSLWRCIEQLQQHEQEQTHRLFSGLFGIGHSCADLSRLKDSLEAAKDTLRIQKDIGVMQQPFYSNLHCYRIIASMKQSGSLDDFIEEYLGPVIRYDTEKGGQLLRTLKQYFILCCSKQETATALFIVRQTLYHRLHKIEILLGDDYTLPEKRVAIELAIYAYEYVHGPLV; this is encoded by the coding sequence GTGGGGGAAACGACGCTGCATATTCAGATGAGAGACATGCTGAAACGTCCAGTGTTCCGCAAGGCTGAGGTACTCGCCAGTGAACGGGCATTGGAGCGATATGTGCGTTGGGTGCACATTATGGAGGTTACCGAAGTAGGCAACTTGCTGAATGGCGGGGAACTGGTGCTAACGACTGGCATTGGCTGGCAGGATGATGAAAAGCAGGGACTGTCTTTCATGCGCCAGTTAATTGCTCGTGGAGCTGCGGGACTCTGTATCGAACTGGGGGCTCACACCAAGTCCCAGCTCGGACCTATGAAGGAACTTGCAGCAGAAGAGGATTTTCCACTGATCTGGTTCCACGAACAAGTACGTTATATCGATATTACACAGGACCTGCATTTCGCCCTGATTCGCAGCCACCAGCGTATGCTCGCTGATCTCGACAGCCTCACTACCTCGTTCAACCAACTTCTTTTGAATGGAGACGGTGTACAACCACTGCTCCGACTGTTGTCTCGAACAACGGGTTACCCTGTAGCGCTATATCCACTGGATGGGGAAGCAAGTGCCGTTCCCTACTGCCCTCCAGCCCAATTGGAGATTCGTCGGCAGGAGTGGTTGTCACGTCGTGGTCATTCGGACGAGGGAGAGCATTTGGGAGATCATTCTTTACAGAGGAATCATTCGGTGCATTCACCGGATGCACTCACTCTGCCTGTACAGGCGCTTGATTATGCATTTGCCGATCTGGTGCTGATGCTCGACAAGCTGTCGGATCACGATCAGGATCTGCATAATAGACCCTCTGATGAGTTCATCATCCAGGCACTGGAACGTTGCGCAGCCGCCATTGCTCAGGACTGGATGCGCACCAAATACATGGAGGAAAAGCGACGCTACAAGGAAGATATGTGGGTCATTGACTGGCTTAACGGACATCATTCTGCGAAAGAAATTCATGAATATGTATCTGCTGCCAATGCCCAGCTTGCTTCTGGAAAAGGTACCGTCATTTTGTTCGATAGCAATCCCAGCTACACAGACAGTCTCAAGCTACAGAAACTGCTAATTCAACGCAACATCATTGCCCGTTCCGTGTTCGCGCGGGAAGGATTCGCCCTGTACAGCACCGTGCTAAACCACCAGATCATTCTGATTATTGTTGACCCTCTGCCTGGATCTCAGCGAAAAAGCAGTCTATGGCGCTGCATTGAACAGTTGCAGCAGCATGAACAGGAACAGACCCATCGCCTCTTCTCGGGTCTGTTCGGCATCGGTCACAGCTGCGCTGATCTATCACGTCTGAAAGACAGCCTTGAGGCAGCCAAGGATACCCTGCGCATTCAGAAGGACATCGGTGTGATGCAGCAGCCCTTTTACAGCAATCTTCACTGCTACCGCATTATTGCCAGCATGAAGCAGAGCGGCAGTCTGGATGATTTCATTGAAGAATATCTCGGGCCAGTCATTCGTTATGATACCGAAAAAGGCGGTCAGTTGTTGCGTACGCTTAAACAATATTTTATTCTATGCTGCTCCAAACAGGAGACGGCCACGGCTTTATTTATCGTCCGACAGACGTTATATCACAGATTACACAAAATTGAGATACTTCTGGGTGACGACTATACTCTCCCCGAGAAACGCGTCGCCATCGAACTTGCCATCTATGCATATGAATACGTTCATGGGCCACTCGTGTGA
- a CDS encoding ABC transporter substrate-binding protein, with protein MYKTLKPGFLVLVLLVVAMLGACSAKSEPSVTPAAASSEGAGGADQPLTKVKIQLKWVPQAQFAGIYAAKEKGFFADEGIDAEIIPGGPDIVIEQQVVNGAADVGITGVDSLLVSRDNGLPLVSLAQVSQKSSYRLIAKKSAGITDPAQMKGKKVSTWFGSQQFQVLAFMEKNGLDPKKDIELVKQGFTMDQFFNDQVDVATATIYNEYHVVLESGTKESDLDVFNIEDAGVGMLEDTLIAKKDWVDSNKELAVKVTRAVLKGWNYAIDNQNETVDIVMKSVTDGSTTREHQVTMLEEIAKLIRPEGFTEKQVGSFVDESFTRTADIALKYGLIKKAANLDEALEKSIYEEAVKDVTK; from the coding sequence ATGTACAAAACGTTAAAACCGGGTTTTCTGGTGTTGGTACTGTTGGTCGTTGCGATGCTGGGAGCGTGCTCCGCAAAATCAGAGCCGTCCGTCACTCCTGCTGCTGCCAGCTCTGAGGGAGCGGGAGGGGCAGATCAGCCCTTAACCAAAGTGAAAATTCAGCTCAAATGGGTGCCACAGGCTCAGTTCGCGGGGATATACGCCGCTAAGGAGAAAGGTTTCTTTGCAGATGAAGGTATTGATGCCGAGATCATTCCGGGTGGCCCGGATATCGTGATTGAACAGCAGGTGGTCAACGGCGCAGCCGATGTGGGTATCACTGGGGTAGACAGTTTGCTGGTCAGCCGGGATAACGGTCTTCCGCTGGTCTCCCTCGCCCAAGTTTCGCAGAAGAGCAGTTATCGATTGATTGCGAAGAAGTCCGCGGGTATTACCGATCCCGCCCAGATGAAAGGCAAGAAAGTGAGCACATGGTTTGGCAGCCAGCAGTTTCAGGTTCTCGCTTTTATGGAGAAGAACGGCCTTGATCCAAAGAAGGATATTGAACTGGTGAAGCAGGGCTTCACGATGGATCAGTTCTTCAACGATCAGGTGGATGTCGCCACGGCAACGATCTATAACGAATATCACGTGGTACTGGAAAGCGGAACGAAGGAGTCCGACCTGGATGTATTCAACATTGAGGATGCCGGGGTAGGCATGCTGGAGGATACGCTGATCGCGAAGAAGGATTGGGTGGACAGTAATAAAGAGCTGGCGGTGAAAGTGACCCGTGCCGTTCTGAAAGGCTGGAACTACGCCATCGACAATCAGAATGAAACGGTGGATATCGTCATGAAAAGTGTGACGGACGGCAGCACGACCCGAGAACATCAGGTGACCATGCTGGAAGAGATTGCGAAGCTGATTCGCCCGGAAGGGTTTACGGAGAAACAGGTGGGCAGTTTTGTGGATGAATCGTTTACCCGGACTGCGGATATTGCCCTGAAGTATGGCCTGATCAAGAAAGCCGCCAATCTGGACGAAGCACTGGAGAAAAGCATCTATGAAGAAGCGGTGAAGGATGTGACGAAATAA
- a CDS encoding M20 family metallo-hydrolase, whose translation MQTTTGKIINQLRLDDRIEQLSCIGRIVETGVCRLALTPEDMEGIIQVRLWMEEAGLVTRLDPFGNLIGRFEGTDSSLPILMIGSHIDSQPYGGRYDGAIGVLGALEAVQCLMEQGIRPRMPIEVIAFCDEEGSRFNKGLFGSRGITGQLEEGELERQDKNGVTRREALEAFGCAPEQFAEAIYPAGSIGSYLELHIEQGPVLESLDAPVGLVTGISGPLWLTVTMKGMAGHAGSVPMGMRHDALVGSAKVIAAFDDMVREDPEAPTVGTVGSLRVFPDSRNIIPEQVSFTVDLRDMEMERRNRLEERLMSLLDDVSSEYGLTYSLTEDTNSEPRYCAERIKNAIRSSAEEIGLPLPELMSGPFHDALALSYVCDYGMIFVRSKDGISHHPSEYSSPEDIALGTEVLYRTIRQMCSPETGE comes from the coding sequence ATGCAGACCACCACTGGAAAAATCATCAATCAGCTGCGTCTGGATGATCGAATTGAACAGTTGTCCTGTATTGGCCGAATTGTGGAGACGGGTGTCTGCCGACTCGCCTTGACTCCGGAAGACATGGAGGGCATTATCCAGGTTCGTCTCTGGATGGAAGAGGCCGGACTTGTGACTCGCCTTGATCCGTTTGGCAATCTGATTGGTCGCTTTGAAGGTACAGATTCGTCCTTGCCGATCCTCATGATCGGTTCGCATATCGATTCCCAGCCATATGGCGGTCGGTATGATGGGGCCATCGGCGTCCTTGGTGCGCTGGAAGCTGTTCAGTGTCTGATGGAACAAGGCATTCGACCTCGGATGCCGATTGAGGTCATTGCCTTTTGTGATGAAGAGGGCTCGCGTTTTAACAAAGGATTATTTGGTTCACGTGGCATAACCGGACAGCTGGAAGAAGGAGAATTGGAGCGACAGGACAAAAATGGGGTGACCCGACGAGAGGCATTGGAGGCCTTTGGCTGTGCACCAGAACAATTTGCCGAAGCGATCTATCCGGCTGGCTCTATTGGCAGTTATCTGGAGCTGCATATTGAGCAAGGACCTGTGCTCGAATCGCTGGACGCTCCGGTAGGCCTGGTGACTGGCATCTCGGGCCCGCTGTGGCTCACGGTGACAATGAAAGGCATGGCAGGGCATGCCGGGTCCGTACCGATGGGGATGCGGCATGATGCGCTGGTGGGCAGCGCCAAGGTCATTGCGGCTTTTGACGATATGGTCAGAGAAGATCCGGAAGCTCCGACAGTAGGGACCGTGGGGAGCCTCCGTGTCTTCCCGGACTCACGCAACATCATTCCTGAACAAGTCAGCTTTACGGTTGATTTGCGAGATATGGAGATGGAGCGCAGAAATCGGCTTGAAGAAAGGTTAATGAGCCTCTTGGATGACGTTAGCTCGGAATACGGCCTGACCTACTCTTTGACCGAAGATACCAACAGCGAGCCGCGATATTGTGCAGAACGAATCAAGAATGCCATTCGCTCTTCTGCCGAAGAAATCGGCCTGCCTTTACCGGAGTTGATGAGTGGTCCGTTTCATGATGCACTTGCTCTTTCTTACGTGTGTGACTATGGCATGATCTTTGTTCGCAGCAAGGATGGAATTAGCCACCATCCAAGTGAGTATTCTTCGCCCGAGGACATTGCTCTCGGTACAGAAGTGCTGTACCGCACGATCAGGCAGATGTGCAGCCCGGAAACCGGCGAGTAA
- the hydA gene encoding dihydropyrimidinase — protein sequence MSTRKLIRNGMLVTASDTFEADIYIENGKIVQIGMGLVPDERTEVVDASGCYVIPGGIDPHTHLDMPFGGTVTADDFATGTAAAAFGGTTTVIDFCLTQKGRPLLESLQEWHAKAEGKAAIDYGFHLMIGEMNDQVLEELPQIIEEEGVSSFKVFMAYKNQFQADDGILFQTLQKAKEFGALVMVHAENGDVIDLLVQQALADGRTDPIHHALTRPSMLEGEATGRAARLAALADSQLYVVHVTCAEAVEQIARMRDMGYRIWGETCPQYLTLDQSKMDQPDFEGAKYVWSPPLREAHHQEVLWNALKNGQLQTIGSDHCSFNFKGQKDLGRDDFSKIPNGGPVIEDRLSILYSEGVVKGRISLNQWVDLCSTRASKLFGLFPQKGTLAVGTDADIVIFDPSISRVISAATHHMNVDYSAFEGMQVQGCPVTVLCRGEYVIRDRQFAGVAGAGQYVKRDKYDAGAPLPVRQPVTAVNGG from the coding sequence ATGAGTACCCGCAAATTGATTCGTAATGGAATGTTGGTCACAGCGTCGGATACGTTTGAAGCGGATATCTACATTGAAAACGGAAAGATCGTGCAGATTGGCATGGGACTTGTGCCGGATGAACGAACGGAGGTTGTGGATGCGTCTGGCTGTTATGTCATCCCTGGCGGGATTGATCCGCATACTCATCTGGATATGCCGTTCGGCGGAACGGTGACGGCGGATGATTTTGCAACGGGTACCGCAGCTGCTGCCTTCGGTGGCACAACGACGGTCATTGATTTCTGTTTGACGCAAAAAGGTCGACCTTTGCTGGAATCCCTTCAGGAATGGCATGCCAAAGCTGAGGGCAAAGCCGCCATTGATTACGGGTTTCATTTGATGATTGGCGAGATGAATGATCAGGTGCTGGAGGAACTGCCACAGATCATTGAAGAAGAGGGCGTGTCTTCCTTCAAGGTGTTCATGGCTTATAAAAATCAGTTCCAGGCCGATGACGGCATTCTCTTTCAGACGCTGCAAAAGGCCAAAGAGTTCGGTGCACTCGTCATGGTGCACGCCGAGAATGGTGATGTTATCGATCTGCTGGTCCAGCAGGCGCTGGCGGATGGAAGAACTGATCCGATCCACCATGCACTTACCCGACCTTCCATGCTGGAGGGAGAGGCTACAGGGCGTGCGGCCCGACTGGCAGCACTTGCCGATTCACAGCTTTATGTAGTGCACGTCACCTGTGCTGAAGCTGTGGAGCAGATTGCGCGTATGCGAGACATGGGCTATCGAATCTGGGGCGAGACCTGTCCGCAGTACTTAACTCTGGATCAATCGAAGATGGATCAACCGGATTTTGAAGGCGCGAAGTATGTCTGGTCCCCACCGCTGCGTGAAGCCCATCATCAGGAAGTGTTGTGGAATGCACTCAAGAATGGTCAATTGCAGACGATTGGCTCGGACCATTGTTCGTTTAACTTCAAGGGACAGAAGGATCTGGGACGGGATGATTTCAGCAAAATTCCAAATGGAGGGCCTGTCATTGAAGATCGGCTCAGCATTTTATATTCCGAAGGGGTAGTGAAGGGGCGAATTTCGCTTAATCAGTGGGTGGATTTATGCTCTACACGGGCAAGCAAGCTATTTGGTTTATTTCCGCAGAAAGGAACCCTTGCTGTGGGGACAGATGCGGATATCGTTATTTTTGACCCATCTATCTCAAGGGTGATTTCGGCAGCTACCCACCATATGAATGTGGATTATAGCGCCTTTGAGGGCATGCAGGTTCAGGGATGTCCGGTGACAGTGCTATGCCGCGGGGAATATGTGATTCGGGATCGACAGTTTGCCGGAGTGGCAGGAGCGGGTCAGTATGTGAAGCGTGACAAATATGATGCCGGTGCACCATTACCTGTGAGACAGCCTGTGACGGCAGTGAATGGAGGGTGA
- the preA gene encoding NAD-dependent dihydropyrimidine dehydrogenase subunit PreA, with protein sequence MADLSINLAGIRSPNPFWLASAPPTNTGYQVQRAFEAGWGGAVWKTLGEPIINTSSRFAAVHFGGQRVAGFNNIELISDRPLEVNLREIAETKRRFPDRAVVASLMVEPKREKWHEIVKKVEAVGVDGLELNFGCPHGMAERGMGAASGQQPDLVELQTMWVKEVATTPVIVKLTPNITDITATARAAVRGGADAISLINTINSLAGVDLDSWNTVPHVGGKGAHGGYCGPAVKPIALNMVAECARNPAVGVPISGIGGISDWRDTAEFLLMGATGVQVCTAAMHHGFRIVEDMIDGLNDYLDEKGLRSVSELIGQTVPRYSDWGNLDLNYKVVARINRDVCINCNKCHIACEDTSHQCIDMLSDPSGSYLEVVEEDCVGCNLCSIVCPVDGAIEMVEIAHEQEPLTWNDRQSAIALLQSARDQSTKEAIS encoded by the coding sequence ATGGCTGACTTATCCATTAATCTGGCAGGTATTCGATCGCCCAATCCATTCTGGCTGGCCTCTGCGCCGCCGACCAATACCGGATATCAGGTTCAGCGCGCCTTTGAAGCAGGCTGGGGTGGTGCCGTCTGGAAGACGTTGGGCGAGCCGATCATTAATACCTCTTCGCGTTTTGCAGCCGTTCATTTTGGTGGACAGCGCGTCGCGGGTTTTAACAATATTGAGTTAATATCCGACCGGCCGCTGGAGGTGAATCTACGTGAAATTGCTGAGACCAAGAGGCGTTTCCCAGATCGGGCAGTGGTTGCTTCACTCATGGTGGAACCGAAACGCGAGAAGTGGCATGAGATTGTGAAGAAAGTCGAAGCTGTCGGCGTAGACGGGCTGGAGCTAAACTTTGGATGTCCGCACGGCATGGCCGAGCGTGGTATGGGAGCAGCGTCTGGTCAGCAACCGGATCTGGTTGAATTACAGACGATGTGGGTGAAGGAAGTGGCGACCACACCTGTCATTGTGAAGCTAACGCCAAATATCACCGATATTACGGCGACTGCCCGGGCAGCCGTGCGTGGCGGTGCGGATGCGATTTCCCTGATTAATACGATCAACTCCCTGGCGGGTGTGGATCTCGATTCATGGAATACCGTGCCGCATGTAGGTGGCAAAGGGGCGCATGGCGGCTACTGCGGTCCGGCTGTGAAGCCAATCGCGCTGAACATGGTTGCCGAGTGTGCACGCAATCCGGCAGTTGGTGTGCCGATTTCCGGCATCGGAGGCATATCCGATTGGCGGGATACCGCAGAATTTTTACTTATGGGAGCGACGGGGGTCCAGGTATGTACCGCAGCCATGCATCATGGCTTCCGTATCGTGGAGGACATGATCGATGGCTTGAACGATTATTTGGATGAGAAAGGTCTGCGAAGTGTATCTGAATTGATTGGTCAGACGGTTCCGCGTTATTCGGATTGGGGCAATCTCGATTTGAATTACAAAGTGGTAGCCCGCATCAACCGCGATGTCTGCATCAATTGCAACAAATGCCATATCGCCTGCGAAGACACCTCGCATCAATGTATTGATATGTTGTCTGACCCCTCTGGCTCGTATCTGGAGGTCGTTGAGGAAGATTGCGTCGGATGTAATCTGTGCTCGATTGTCTGTCCGGTGGACGGCGCAATTGAGATGGTAGAGATCGCACATGAACAGGAACCGTTAACCTGGAATGACCGTCAGTCTGCGATTGCCCTGCTGCAATCGGCCAGAGACCAATCCACCAAGGAGGCGATATCATGA
- a CDS encoding NAD(P)-dependent oxidoreductase, which produces MNSAGATLSDYGWESRFTEMKPAMTGKEAMEESNRCLYCYDAPCIKACPTDINIPSFIKKISTDHLKGSARTIMEANPVGASCARVCPTEELCEGACVLNESSKPIRIGDLQRYATDWARTKNEPLFKAAPANGRSVAVVGAGPAGLSAARELGRAGYEVTIYEAKAKGGGLNTYGIVSFRLPESVALWEVEQVQALGVQVRYGVRIGVDVSAEELLEQHEAVILACGMGAVPMLGIEGETLEGVYDAIELVESTKQGVPPALNGLKVAIIGAGNTAVDAATCSVRLGAERVQMLYRRGESQMTAYAFEYTFAKQEGVEFRWFTMPKRIIGDENGRVQAIECMKMKLVTPPGGGRALPVPIEGSEFMLECDTVVRAIGQNRLLPLIEVFGLRHHWGVVEVEPQTYRTSHPQIYAAGDVIFGQGQGEAMVVSAAQQGKLAAASVMKALPGQVEETA; this is translated from the coding sequence ATGAACAGCGCAGGAGCAACGTTGTCTGATTACGGATGGGAGAGTCGTTTTACCGAAATGAAGCCTGCAATGACGGGCAAGGAAGCGATGGAGGAATCGAACCGCTGTCTGTACTGTTATGATGCACCCTGTATCAAGGCATGTCCAACCGACATTAATATTCCTTCGTTTATCAAAAAAATCTCAACAGATCACCTCAAAGGCTCGGCTCGGACTATTATGGAAGCCAACCCGGTAGGTGCTAGCTGTGCACGGGTCTGCCCGACAGAGGAACTTTGCGAAGGCGCTTGTGTACTGAACGAGTCATCTAAGCCGATTCGGATCGGTGATTTACAGCGATATGCAACAGACTGGGCACGGACGAAGAATGAACCGTTATTCAAGGCAGCGCCTGCCAACGGAAGAAGTGTTGCAGTTGTAGGCGCAGGGCCTGCGGGATTGTCTGCGGCCAGAGAGTTAGGGCGTGCAGGGTATGAGGTGACGATCTATGAAGCCAAAGCGAAAGGCGGAGGGCTTAACACGTATGGTATCGTGTCCTTTCGCCTGCCGGAATCCGTAGCCTTATGGGAAGTCGAACAAGTGCAGGCACTGGGGGTGCAGGTTCGGTATGGTGTACGCATTGGGGTGGATGTATCCGCTGAAGAGTTATTGGAGCAGCACGAAGCCGTTATTCTGGCTTGCGGGATGGGCGCTGTTCCGATGCTCGGCATTGAAGGAGAGACGCTGGAAGGTGTCTATGATGCCATTGAGCTGGTGGAATCCACGAAGCAGGGTGTGCCCCCGGCTCTGAACGGTCTGAAGGTTGCCATTATTGGTGCGGGCAATACGGCAGTGGATGCAGCGACCTGTTCGGTACGCCTAGGTGCCGAGCGTGTGCAGATGCTTTATCGACGTGGGGAGAGCCAGATGACAGCGTATGCCTTCGAATATACATTTGCGAAGCAGGAAGGTGTGGAATTTCGCTGGTTCACCATGCCGAAGCGCATTATTGGAGACGAGAATGGCCGAGTCCAGGCTATAGAATGTATGAAAATGAAGCTGGTTACTCCACCTGGAGGTGGTCGGGCATTGCCTGTGCCGATTGAGGGATCGGAGTTCATGCTTGAATGTGACACCGTTGTTCGAGCCATTGGACAGAACCGTTTGCTGCCATTAATTGAGGTATTTGGCCTGCGTCATCACTGGGGCGTTGTTGAAGTGGAACCACAGACGTACCGTACGTCCCATCCACAGATCTATGCGGCAGGCGATGTTATCTTCGGACAGGGGCAGGGCGAAGCAATGGTGGTCTCCGCAGCTCAACAAGGCAAGCTGGCGGCTGCATCGGTGATGAAGGCGTTGCCCGGACAGGTGGAAGAGACGGCATGA